A portion of the Pseudoalteromonas luteoviolacea genome contains these proteins:
- a CDS encoding PAS domain-containing sensor histidine kinase: protein MNTQLGNSFFRSDYMPHGHCYLWQEHILFTHVISDIIIATAYFSIPIGLLVFIRLRPDIVNKSVFILFSLFILCCGITHLMGIWTIWQGVYGLHGITKAATAFVSIATAIYLFRLLPMVREIPSISQYQGVKDSLRQTEMEKTMLFSELQKQSLFQFTLNALPISTLLLEADGTIKLYNKQFRSEFFSKWNVEIPMTIQEILDSDENQLSEEFLPQEKPKSSEKKFLATLLSAQGSVPVEVNLVRESRADQLAIILTLKRVGDIEEIESALVESHARLERTINATQDGIWEWNVKDNTSIWSKRLYQLIGANPLLPANYETWFDHIHPQYKEKVSQAIAEHFKSKKQYRVEYLGKNAEGKYGWFEAIGDTQFDQNGEPLVMSGSLRNVQRIKDIEASEAEKNSFLSAIYNGSNHAIWALEVLSEDEFRFVIYNDTALKHSNTTREQVENKTLTELQDKVFPKELVEKIRTNYRECYQCGAPTFYTEELKLDTSLWFQTGLYPVRSNDGHISHIIGIAVDITEQKQAELKLADKEVFLNNLIDNAVCGLYIYDFKLQRNIEINNRYTDILGYSLDELNAFEDISELFHPSDLSKINEHLNDVIQSHDKGLKTLEYRFKHKLGHWVWCYSADSVVKYDEHGEPLLMLGTFIDVTERIDLLAQVRASNKNLERFAFAASHDLQEPLRKITAFSQSLTERLTIQELDEQSKFELDRLQAASHRMREMINDLLRLSRINSDELTCSSFAVGDLVSELKEELSISIQEAGLEITLTGEGHSIYADPGLIKQVLQNLISNSIKFAKKGLEPIVSIDVSYTDTEVHLIYRDNGIGVARDKCKSIFEPFYRLPNKNHQNGSGIGLAIVHQIIKVHGGHISCEPQSDDGGLCFTIVLKRWKHA, encoded by the coding sequence ATGAACACTCAGCTAGGAAACTCTTTTTTTCGCTCGGATTATATGCCGCACGGCCACTGCTATCTATGGCAAGAGCATATCTTATTTACACACGTTATTTCAGACATCATCATAGCCACTGCCTACTTTTCAATTCCTATCGGGTTACTCGTCTTTATACGGTTACGTCCAGATATTGTTAACAAGTCTGTGTTCATATTGTTTAGCTTATTTATATTGTGCTGCGGCATAACTCACTTGATGGGTATTTGGACAATTTGGCAAGGAGTGTATGGACTTCACGGTATAACTAAAGCAGCAACAGCGTTCGTCTCAATCGCTACAGCAATTTATTTGTTTCGTCTTCTCCCAATGGTCAGAGAAATCCCCAGCATCAGTCAGTATCAGGGGGTTAAAGATAGTTTGCGGCAAACTGAAATGGAGAAGACAATGCTGTTCAGTGAGCTGCAAAAGCAAAGTTTGTTTCAATTTACACTCAATGCCTTGCCCATTAGTACCTTGTTATTAGAAGCTGATGGTACGATCAAACTATATAACAAACAATTTAGAAGCGAATTCTTCTCAAAGTGGAATGTTGAAATTCCGATGACTATTCAAGAAATTTTAGACTCAGATGAAAACCAGCTTTCGGAGGAGTTTCTTCCTCAAGAAAAGCCGAAAAGCTCTGAGAAAAAATTTCTTGCTACATTACTTTCTGCGCAGGGCAGTGTCCCAGTAGAGGTAAACCTAGTGCGTGAATCTAGAGCAGATCAACTCGCTATTATTCTGACACTTAAACGAGTGGGGGACATTGAAGAGATTGAATCGGCATTGGTTGAATCTCATGCTCGTTTAGAACGCACTATTAACGCGACGCAGGATGGTATCTGGGAGTGGAATGTTAAAGACAATACGAGCATTTGGTCGAAGAGGCTGTATCAGCTTATTGGTGCAAACCCTCTTTTACCTGCTAATTATGAAACTTGGTTCGATCATATTCACCCGCAATATAAAGAAAAGGTATCTCAAGCGATTGCGGAACATTTTAAGTCTAAAAAGCAATATCGCGTTGAATACTTGGGTAAAAATGCAGAGGGTAAATATGGGTGGTTTGAGGCGATAGGGGATACTCAATTTGACCAAAATGGTGAACCCTTGGTAATGAGTGGTTCATTACGAAATGTGCAAAGAATAAAGGATATAGAAGCCTCGGAAGCTGAAAAAAATAGCTTTTTAAGTGCAATTTATAATGGCTCTAATCATGCTATTTGGGCGTTGGAGGTATTGTCTGAAGATGAATTTAGGTTTGTTATTTATAACGATACAGCCTTAAAACACAGTAATACCACAAGAGAGCAAGTAGAGAACAAAACGCTCACTGAGCTCCAAGATAAGGTGTTTCCCAAAGAGTTGGTTGAAAAAATCAGAACCAACTATCGAGAGTGTTACCAATGTGGCGCGCCTACGTTTTACACAGAAGAATTAAAGCTTGACACATCTCTTTGGTTTCAAACAGGCTTATATCCAGTAAGATCTAATGATGGGCATATTTCACACATTATTGGCATTGCAGTCGACATCACAGAACAAAAACAGGCTGAATTGAAGCTAGCGGATAAAGAAGTTTTTTTGAATAACCTTATCGATAACGCTGTGTGTGGCTTGTACATTTATGATTTCAAATTACAAAGAAACATCGAAATAAATAATCGCTATACGGATATATTAGGGTATTCATTGGATGAACTAAATGCATTTGAAGACATATCTGAGCTTTTCCACCCGTCGGATTTGAGCAAAATCAATGAGCATTTGAATGATGTAATTCAAAGCCATGACAAAGGGCTAAAAACACTCGAGTATCGCTTCAAACATAAACTCGGGCATTGGGTTTGGTGTTATTCGGCTGATTCGGTTGTTAAATATGATGAGCATGGCGAGCCTTTGTTAATGTTAGGCACTTTTATTGATGTAACAGAGCGGATAGATTTACTCGCTCAAGTTCGTGCATCGAATAAAAACCTTGAACGCTTTGCTTTTGCTGCCAGTCATGATCTACAGGAGCCACTGCGTAAAATCACTGCTTTTTCTCAGTCTTTAACGGAAAGGCTGACGATACAAGAGTTGGATGAGCAGAGCAAGTTTGAGCTCGATAGGTTGCAGGCGGCTTCTCACCGTATGCGAGAGATGATCAATGACTTGTTAAGATTATCCAGAATTAATTCTGATGAACTTACATGTTCGTCTTTTGCAGTGGGTGATTTAGTCAGCGAACTTAAAGAAGAGCTGTCAATTTCCATTCAAGAGGCTGGGTTGGAGATCACGCTTACGGGTGAAGGCCATTCTATTTACGCCGATCCGGGTTTAATCAAACAGGTTTTACAAAACTTAATTTCTAATAGTATTAAGTTTGCTAAAAAAGGACTAGAACCCATTGTGTCAATTGATGTGAGCTATACTGATACAGAAGTTCATTTGATTTATCGTGACAATGGTATTGGAGTTGCTCGAGACAAATGTAAGAGTATTTTTGAGCCATTTTATCGATTGCCAAATAAAAACCACCAAAACGGAAGTGGCATCGGCTTAGCAATTGTGCATCAGATAATCAAAGTTCATGGCGGTCATATCTCATGTGAACCGCAAAGCGATGACGGTGGTTTGTGTTTTACAATTGTGCTCAAGAGGTGGAAACATGCGTAA
- a CDS encoding response regulator: MRKLILIDDDPDEIYFFEQACSKLTSAPEITSFFDANEFLTYLGTHRCNGSVILLDLNMPDMGGLELLKKIAELGVLHNLIVLIYTTSVNAQDIKESYQLGAKSYLSKPSSINELTALLQSLSDYWFNHNSMPV, translated from the coding sequence ATGCGTAAATTGATTCTAATAGACGATGACCCTGATGAAATTTACTTTTTTGAGCAAGCCTGCTCAAAGTTGACGTCTGCACCTGAAATAACGTCTTTTTTTGATGCTAATGAGTTCCTGACGTATCTTGGCACTCATCGCTGTAATGGTAGTGTTATTTTGTTGGACTTAAATATGCCTGATATGGGCGGTCTAGAGCTACTGAAAAAAATAGCTGAACTCGGTGTCTTACATAACCTCATAGTTTTGATTTATACAACGTCTGTAAACGCTCAAGATATCAAAGAGTCTTACCAATTGGGTGCCAAATCTTATTTATCTAAGCCCAGTAGTATCAATGAGCTAACTGCATTGCTGCAGTCTTTATCAGATTACTGGTTTAATCACAATTCAATGCCTGTTTAA
- a CDS encoding GGDEF domain-containing response regulator — MMLAKSSFRVLLIENELDDAYIAMQLLQKDSQHFFNVEHIRDIAEIESVKNKSSFDAVLLDLGLDESFGLATLQSARELLGDFPFIVITGTDDSVLGEQAIREGAQDYLPKSELSPWLLSRAVTFSVERHQLLKEIKASTTKDTLTLLNNRRAFDEKLKEHVNLFIRYNENFALLFIDLDDFKTVNDMHGHLAGDELLKQVGSRLKKSIRATDFIARIGGDEFAIIIQKYNEKSELSAVANNKLNHFDSPFIVNVNGVNQSLNVTLSIGIATSHDIDELSAEMLIHAADKAMYDAKKVKGCQFCFFQ; from the coding sequence ATGATGTTAGCTAAAAGCTCGTTTCGTGTCTTATTGATAGAGAATGAATTGGATGATGCTTATATTGCTATGCAGTTATTGCAAAAGGATAGTCAGCACTTTTTCAATGTTGAGCACATACGTGACATTGCCGAGATCGAATCGGTAAAAAATAAAAGTAGTTTTGATGCGGTTTTACTTGATTTGGGGCTTGATGAGAGTTTTGGTCTGGCAACGCTGCAAAGTGCTCGAGAGTTGTTGGGGGATTTTCCATTTATAGTGATTACTGGCACTGATGATAGCGTGCTTGGGGAGCAAGCTATCCGTGAAGGCGCACAAGATTATTTACCTAAATCTGAGCTTTCACCTTGGCTTTTGAGTCGAGCGGTTACGTTTTCCGTAGAGCGACATCAGCTATTAAAAGAAATAAAAGCGAGCACCACTAAAGACACTTTAACATTACTAAATAACCGACGCGCCTTTGACGAAAAACTCAAAGAGCATGTCAACTTGTTCATTAGATACAATGAAAACTTTGCATTGTTATTTATTGACTTAGATGACTTTAAAACGGTGAATGATATGCACGGGCATTTAGCTGGCGATGAGCTCTTAAAGCAAGTAGGGTCAAGGTTAAAGAAAAGCATAAGAGCGACTGACTTTATTGCCCGCATTGGTGGCGATGAGTTTGCAATTATTATCCAAAAGTACAATGAAAAATCTGAACTCTCTGCAGTGGCAAATAACAAGTTAAATCATTTTGATTCACCTTTTATCGTCAATGTGAATGGGGTGAATCAGAGTTTAAATGTGACGCTTAGTATTGGTATCGCAACATCACATGATATAGACGAATTATCTGCTGAGATGCTCATTCATGCTGCAGACAAGGCGATGTACGATGCGAAAAAAGTGAAGGGATGTCAGTTTTGCTTTTTTCAATAA
- a CDS encoding EAL domain-containing response regulator produces the protein MEQTNSKILIIDDQQVIRFTLGVCLKNIGFTHITSAANGLEAKKCIEQEVFSIIFCDLNMPIADGFEVLRHLGEMSFTGAVIVISDADPDILNSTSNLAKVYNLNIIGCIGKPIEYATVKQLLRGVNIVHTSATNRGNDPISRSQLVGYIESGDLVPFYQPQLDLRAMRISGFEVLARIVTTENKIISPARFIPVAEQSLELVTALTKTIIEAAFKDISINASYFEGLTIAVNISGKVLEEESFPSWLKEQVDKYAIEPELVICELTETALNNDKTKADSQILRLRMLNFKLSIDDFGTGYSSIAQLHSLPFNELKVDQRFIVDCISNPKSAAIVEQSIQMAKAMGLTVVAEGIENKEVEAFVKALGCDIGQGFLYSKPLKLEDVLALESRELERQEKEDT, from the coding sequence GTGGAGCAAACAAACAGTAAAATACTAATAATTGATGATCAACAAGTCATTCGTTTTACTTTGGGTGTCTGTTTAAAAAATATCGGGTTTACTCATATAACAAGCGCTGCCAATGGACTTGAAGCTAAAAAGTGCATCGAGCAAGAGGTATTTTCGATCATTTTTTGCGATTTAAATATGCCAATTGCAGATGGGTTTGAGGTACTGAGGCACCTTGGTGAAATGTCTTTTACTGGTGCGGTTATTGTCATCAGCGATGCCGACCCCGATATTTTAAATTCCACCTCCAATCTCGCCAAAGTATATAACTTAAACATAATTGGGTGTATTGGTAAGCCGATAGAATATGCAACGGTTAAGCAATTACTTAGAGGTGTTAACATTGTTCATACTTCGGCTACAAACCGAGGTAATGATCCAATATCCAGGTCTCAACTCGTCGGGTACATAGAATCAGGCGATTTAGTGCCTTTCTATCAGCCTCAACTAGATTTACGTGCAATGCGTATCAGTGGTTTTGAGGTGTTAGCGAGAATTGTAACGACCGAAAATAAAATTATTTCGCCAGCTCGTTTTATCCCCGTTGCAGAGCAATCTCTAGAACTTGTCACTGCGTTGACAAAGACAATCATTGAAGCTGCCTTTAAGGATATTTCTATAAATGCTAGTTATTTTGAAGGTTTGACCATTGCCGTGAATATCTCGGGGAAAGTGCTCGAAGAAGAGAGCTTTCCGAGTTGGTTAAAAGAACAGGTTGATAAATATGCCATAGAGCCTGAGTTAGTTATTTGTGAACTCACAGAAACGGCGTTAAACAACGATAAAACGAAAGCTGACTCTCAAATTCTTAGGCTTAGAATGCTGAACTTTAAACTATCAATTGATGATTTCGGTACAGGCTACTCATCAATCGCGCAGCTGCATTCACTGCCATTTAATGAATTAAAAGTAGACCAACGGTTTATTGTTGATTGTATTTCTAATCCGAAGTCTGCAGCCATTGTCGAACAGAGCATTCAGATGGCAAAAGCAATGGGATTAACGGTTGTAGCAGAAGGTATCGAAAATAAAGAGGTCGAGGCTTTTGTGAAAGCCCTTGGATGCGATATTGGTCAAGGCTTTTTATATTCAAAGCCCTTGAAACTAGAGGATGTATTGGCTCTTGAAAGTCGTGAACTAGAGCGTCAAGAAAAGGAAGATACGTGA
- a CDS encoding PAS domain S-box protein — MKLSQKLPLLFFAFGIIMLAAVVSVSWKGRAILQETTLSNIEREAILLIRLIERNLFERYHDAQAFPLSLGLDSKDNLKQVISDPRIIENLNNFVQNYKVYRRIIVMSPNGEVLVTNSKNRYGKVLTSSILSPAEIREKKWFIDALNGKTLTPEQPQSSFVIGPNKFLIDKNDNSYDMIFATTLKNSQQEVIGLWVNVVDFAAVENIVAETYTILSERGFVSAELTILDSEGRIIVDYDPVGQNEANYQRDFNVLDNLNLAQNGVEGARLAVSGLSGSNISTHFRKQVEQVTGYAHTAGAYDYSGLGWSALIRLSVDEAFVESEALFQRSFLIAAVLLSIILVVAFLLSKQMGRPLRELSFAIQKLAKGEKNIKLPEVYGKDEIALMASELKNLKRIVVDRDKLSRETDEQRFQLDIQSRAIDSTATGIIVTDARQVDLPVIYSNKAFEELTGYTSEEILGKNCRFLQGEDTEQPEIEVLHKAIKNQRSCSVVIRNYKKDGTLFYNNLRVDPVFNDQGVLSHYIGVQTDITELKTAEDEVKVSLEREIEKRTQEARESENRLRTVFDTALDGTVVIDKAGIILDVNRSLEVIFGRVREELLGENLSILMPPEYANQHDEFISKYILTGNKKLIGSPREVMGLHKSGRTFPIEVSVGETWIGDTQVFVGIVKDITVQEETKAREIELKNELEEREVIYHAAFSQAAVGICRVALDGRFIEVNEKMCDIFELSESEILSLNYKDLTHPEDRSQSKTLVQDLVEGKQRSFTLDKRYVNNSGKAFWATTSVSLVSDADNVAKYMIAVVEDITSRKAIEEELRAAKVIRDDLLRGMRIASDAGGICNWSLNIQTKELKWDNNMFDLHGIDPEQLMDFEQWQEVFHPEDAEKTKGAYLRAISEKSVLNAEYRIVNKLTGGTHWVKAAADINKDEETGREILFGINLDITDERLINKALEKETAAAMRANEAKSRFLATMSHEIRTPMNGVIGMVDLLKETQLTSEQNTMISTIRDSSFSLLEIINDILDFSKIESGQMELESTEVNVLNLIEKTLEALWVNANQKGVNLFLLYDYKTPEFIRLDPVRTRQILLNLLGNAVKFSQRDDAIGNVSVGVAYNHKACELEIVVKDNGIGMTNEQIGKLFKPFTQADSSTTRKYGGTGLGLSITNSFVNLMGGQIDVESKIGIGSQFSIRIPAEADSLSNEFDDYNFNGVVFELKFKNAALEQTCEHLIQSLQGATIRKNSKEHSNSWVDDKVITICDELVEITANSGQKWLVLEDNHTKPKGVKDAEIYIVGSHPLKASEFITGLAILSGQESPEFDWSESFYGHDEDMNEDIHPEFADCVILCAEDQPTNQLVLSQQLTTLGYKFEMTSNGLEALRKWESGHFSLLLTDCHMPKMDGFELTSEIRRLETELNRPRTTIVAVTANALVGEAEHCLEAGMDDYIAKPVELKTLRNTLALRLRGMALRQEATEEPEINEIISSEPCKLIDYEHLWNVIGCNDEEMTRAVLSMFWESVSKDIETIKEAVATNNLDNVKSLAHGAKGAAASSGALGLSELLKSIEKNSNDLKYLESTLVDVHEMMGELEQQLVKENII, encoded by the coding sequence GTGAAACTCTCCCAAAAACTCCCGTTACTCTTTTTTGCGTTCGGTATCATCATGCTTGCAGCGGTTGTATCAGTATCTTGGAAAGGCAGAGCAATATTACAGGAAACGACATTAAGCAACATTGAGCGTGAGGCAATACTCTTAATTCGTTTGATAGAAAGAAACTTATTTGAGCGTTATCATGACGCACAAGCCTTTCCACTTTCACTAGGCCTAGACAGTAAAGATAACCTGAAGCAGGTTATCAGTGACCCTAGAATCATAGAAAACCTCAATAATTTTGTACAAAACTATAAAGTTTATCGTCGGATCATAGTGATGAGTCCAAATGGCGAGGTACTTGTTACCAATTCTAAAAACCGTTACGGAAAAGTCCTAACCAGTTCAATACTCTCACCGGCTGAAATACGAGAAAAAAAGTGGTTTATAGATGCGCTAAATGGCAAAACGCTAACACCTGAGCAGCCTCAGAGCAGTTTTGTTATTGGACCAAATAAGTTCCTGATTGACAAAAATGACAATTCATACGACATGATATTTGCCACAACGTTGAAAAACTCACAACAAGAAGTGATAGGGCTGTGGGTTAATGTCGTTGATTTTGCAGCCGTTGAAAATATAGTCGCGGAGACATACACAATTTTATCTGAACGAGGCTTTGTTAGTGCTGAATTAACCATTTTAGATAGTGAAGGGCGCATCATTGTTGACTATGATCCTGTTGGGCAAAATGAAGCTAATTATCAAAGAGACTTTAATGTACTTGATAATCTTAACCTCGCTCAAAATGGCGTGGAAGGCGCCAGATTAGCGGTATCAGGGTTAAGTGGTTCCAACATATCTACGCACTTTAGAAAGCAAGTAGAGCAAGTTACTGGTTACGCACACACTGCTGGGGCCTATGATTATTCAGGATTAGGCTGGTCTGCGCTTATTAGGCTTTCAGTTGACGAGGCATTTGTAGAGTCTGAGGCATTATTTCAGCGTTCTTTTTTAATTGCTGCGGTTTTATTGTCAATTATTTTAGTGGTGGCTTTTTTATTATCAAAGCAAATGGGGAGGCCACTGAGGGAGCTTTCATTCGCAATACAAAAGCTGGCTAAAGGCGAGAAAAATATCAAATTACCAGAAGTATATGGTAAAGATGAAATAGCGTTAATGGCTTCTGAACTGAAAAATCTAAAACGTATTGTTGTTGATAGGGATAAGCTGAGTCGAGAAACAGATGAGCAGCGTTTTCAACTTGATATACAAAGCAGGGCAATTGACTCAACGGCAACCGGCATCATAGTGACGGATGCTCGTCAAGTGGACCTGCCTGTCATATATTCGAATAAAGCATTTGAAGAATTGACAGGTTATACATCAGAAGAGATTTTGGGGAAAAACTGCCGGTTCTTACAAGGTGAAGATACAGAGCAACCCGAAATTGAAGTACTCCATAAAGCGATTAAAAACCAGCGTTCTTGCTCGGTGGTGATCCGTAATTATAAAAAAGATGGCACTCTATTTTACAATAACTTACGAGTAGACCCTGTATTTAATGACCAGGGAGTGTTGAGCCACTACATTGGTGTACAGACTGATATTACAGAATTAAAAACGGCTGAGGATGAAGTAAAAGTAAGCCTTGAACGTGAAATTGAAAAGAGAACGCAAGAAGCGAGAGAGTCAGAAAACCGTTTAAGGACAGTATTTGATACTGCATTAGATGGCACAGTGGTCATAGACAAAGCGGGTATTATTCTAGATGTAAATCGTTCTCTTGAAGTGATATTTGGGCGAGTTAGGGAGGAGCTTCTCGGGGAAAACTTGTCCATTTTAATGCCTCCCGAATACGCAAACCAACATGATGAATTTATTAGTAAATATATTTTAACCGGCAATAAAAAGTTAATCGGCTCTCCTCGGGAGGTGATGGGACTACATAAAAGTGGACGCACTTTTCCGATAGAGGTCTCAGTGGGAGAAACTTGGATTGGTGACACGCAAGTCTTTGTCGGTATTGTTAAAGACATTACCGTTCAAGAAGAAACCAAAGCGCGTGAGATTGAATTGAAGAATGAACTAGAAGAAAGAGAGGTCATTTACCACGCAGCGTTCAGTCAAGCCGCCGTTGGCATTTGTCGAGTTGCTTTGGATGGACGGTTTATCGAAGTCAACGAGAAAATGTGCGATATCTTTGAGCTTTCCGAGTCTGAAATCTTATCGTTAAATTATAAAGATTTGACCCACCCAGAAGACCGTTCACAAAGCAAAACGCTTGTTCAAGATTTGGTAGAAGGCAAACAGCGATCATTCACGCTAGATAAACGATACGTCAATAATTCAGGCAAAGCATTTTGGGCAACGACGTCAGTATCATTGGTATCTGATGCAGATAACGTCGCCAAGTATATGATTGCTGTAGTTGAAGATATAACGTCAAGAAAAGCCATTGAAGAAGAGCTACGCGCTGCGAAGGTAATCAGAGACGATTTACTGAGAGGAATGAGGATAGCTTCTGATGCGGGTGGAATCTGTAACTGGTCGTTGAATATCCAAACAAAAGAATTAAAGTGGGACAACAACATGTTTGATTTACATGGCATTGACCCAGAACAGTTGATGGATTTTGAGCAGTGGCAAGAGGTATTTCACCCAGAAGATGCTGAGAAAACCAAAGGAGCATATCTGCGTGCTATTTCAGAAAAGAGCGTACTTAACGCGGAATATAGAATTGTTAATAAGTTGACCGGAGGCACTCATTGGGTAAAAGCTGCGGCGGATATTAATAAAGATGAGGAAACAGGTCGGGAGATATTATTTGGTATCAATTTAGACATTACCGATGAAAGGCTCATTAATAAAGCGCTAGAAAAAGAAACCGCAGCAGCTATGCGAGCTAATGAGGCAAAGTCTAGGTTTTTGGCAACGATGAGCCATGAAATACGAACGCCAATGAATGGTGTGATAGGGATGGTTGATTTGCTTAAAGAAACTCAACTGACCAGCGAACAAAACACCATGATAAGCACAATACGAGACTCTTCGTTTTCATTGCTTGAAATCATTAATGACATTCTTGATTTCTCAAAAATTGAGTCTGGCCAAATGGAGTTAGAGTCCACCGAAGTGAATGTGTTGAATTTAATTGAAAAAACACTTGAAGCACTTTGGGTGAATGCCAATCAAAAAGGCGTTAATTTGTTTTTACTTTATGACTACAAGACGCCGGAATTTATTCGACTAGACCCTGTTAGAACCAGACAAATTTTACTGAACCTGCTTGGTAACGCGGTTAAGTTTTCGCAGCGGGATGATGCAATTGGCAACGTATCTGTTGGCGTTGCTTATAATCATAAGGCTTGTGAGCTGGAAATTGTTGTAAAAGATAACGGCATTGGGATGACCAATGAGCAAATTGGCAAATTGTTTAAACCATTTACGCAAGCTGATAGCTCGACAACACGCAAGTATGGTGGGACGGGACTAGGTTTAAGTATCACTAATTCATTCGTAAACTTAATGGGTGGACAGATTGATGTCGAGAGCAAGATCGGTATCGGTAGCCAGTTCTCTATTCGGATCCCAGCTGAAGCTGATAGCTTGTCTAACGAGTTTGATGACTACAATTTCAATGGTGTTGTTTTTGAGTTGAAATTTAAAAACGCAGCGTTAGAACAAACCTGTGAGCATTTAATACAGTCCCTTCAAGGTGCAACTATCCGTAAAAATAGCAAAGAGCACTCTAATAGCTGGGTGGATGACAAAGTAATAACAATATGTGATGAATTGGTAGAGATAACGGCTAACAGCGGTCAAAAATGGTTGGTGTTAGAGGATAACCATACCAAACCAAAAGGTGTCAAAGATGCGGAGATTTATATTGTTGGCTCTCACCCACTAAAGGCTAGTGAATTTATTACTGGGCTTGCAATACTCTCAGGACAAGAAAGCCCTGAATTCGACTGGAGTGAAAGCTTCTACGGCCATGATGAAGATATGAATGAGGATATACATCCTGAGTTTGCTGATTGTGTGATTCTATGTGCAGAAGACCAGCCGACCAATCAATTGGTGCTGTCTCAGCAGTTAACAACATTGGGATATAAATTTGAAATGACATCAAATGGCCTTGAAGCTTTAAGAAAATGGGAGTCTGGGCACTTCTCATTATTATTAACGGATTGCCATATGCCTAAAATGGATGGATTTGAGCTCACTTCTGAAATTCGTAGGCTAGAAACTGAGCTTAATAGGCCAAGAACCACAATTGTTGCCGTTACTGCTAATGCTTTGGTGGGAGAGGCTGAACACTGTTTAGAAGCTGGGATGGATGACTACATTGCCAAACCGGTAGAGCTGAAAACGCTGCGTAATACGTTAGCCCTTCGTTTAAGGGGCATGGCGCTTAGACAAGAAGCCACAGAGGAGCCAGAGATAAACGAAATTATTAGCTCAGAGCCATGCAAACTGATTGATTATGAGCACCTTTGGAATGTGATTGGTTGCAATGATGAGGAAATGACACGAGCGGTGCTCTCTATGTTTTGGGAGAGTGTTTCTAAAGACATTGAGACCATTAAAGAAGCCGTAGCAACAAACAACTTGGATAATGTAAAAAGCTTAGCGCATGGGGCCAAAGGGGCGGCGGCATCGAGTGGTGCCCTTGGCCTAAGTGAGTTATTAAAATCAATAGAAAAGAATAGTAATGACCTAAAATATCTTGAATCGACCTTAGTTGATGTACATGAAATGATGGGTGAATTAGAGCAGCAGCTAGTAAAAGAAAACATCATTTAG
- a CDS encoding GAF domain-containing protein, which yields MIDVETLDQIPFNNFEEASRSTLRYLKKRYGYGIWMMTRKHEQEWIILHVDGDKYQIQELTTLVWSDSLCSRMVKGQGPRWAGIVEDVEAYKTAPIFHAQNIQSYVGIPILYANGELFGTLCAIDTEPVFNQPAEAPQTVELISKLLSSLLQVELRTVLASRQQVGHLPKQLTDSATGFLNRLGWSLYIEKEESDIRAIGTPVYIIALDIIGAGKDGIVEQKDIPLLVSIIQTNLSNYGFIARLGENIFTLLVADKTQEQFDKLVHSFAQDMTDSHIKFSIGIQKHPYSASLESTVVSAIKNVAKYEKLKGE from the coding sequence ATGATTGATGTTGAAACGTTAGACCAAATCCCCTTTAATAATTTTGAAGAAGCGAGTCGAAGTACGCTTAGATATCTTAAAAAAAGATATGGGTATGGTATCTGGATGATGACCAGAAAGCACGAGCAAGAGTGGATCATCTTGCACGTAGATGGTGACAAATATCAGATACAGGAATTAACAACGTTAGTATGGTCTGACTCCCTTTGTAGTCGAATGGTAAAAGGACAAGGGCCTCGTTGGGCTGGTATTGTTGAAGATGTTGAGGCGTATAAGACGGCACCGATTTTTCATGCGCAAAACATACAGTCTTATGTTGGGATACCAATTTTATATGCCAATGGAGAGCTGTTTGGTACTTTGTGTGCGATCGATACTGAACCTGTATTCAATCAACCTGCAGAAGCCCCTCAAACGGTTGAATTGATCTCCAAGCTTTTATCTAGTTTGCTACAGGTTGAATTACGAACAGTATTGGCATCTAGGCAACAGGTTGGGCATTTACCTAAACAGCTTACTGACAGCGCAACAGGGTTTTTAAATCGCTTAGGCTGGTCTCTGTATATAGAAAAAGAAGAAAGTGACATACGAGCCATAGGCACACCTGTCTATATCATTGCGCTAGACATCATTGGGGCTGGCAAAGATGGTATTGTGGAACAAAAAGATATTCCGTTACTGGTTTCAATTATTCAAACAAATTTAAGTAACTACGGCTTTATTGCTAGGTTGGGAGAAAATATCTTTACTCTACTTGTCGCTGATAAAACACAAGAGCAGTTCGATAAGCTTGTTCATAGTTTCGCGCAAGATATGACAGACTCACACATCAAATTTTCTATTGGTATACAAAAACACCCTTATTCAGCATCTTTGGAATCCACTGTGGTGAGTGCTATCAAGAATGTGGCCAAATATGAAAAATTAAAAGGAGAATAA